A window of the Plasmodium vivax chromosome 12, whole genome shotgun sequence genome harbors these coding sequences:
- a CDS encoding adenosine/AMP deaminase, putative (encoded by transcript PVX_082415A), translating to MKRPNSNGDLGETHLKKKKKGWDTLYEAVVNASSHASIKYDENALVSKELPDLNSSSRFIFTLSSTGVIPREEVDVTKKILKLCNLRDEFIKPFADIDTTLVEKRSHSKDGEAKEHEDTKPDEPIYNPSKVVLLEKCNAFLNFVDGIFFVHWDPLLDEGPKSRDQCSEANKLAEHASIKSTEEYLSAIQEIMVAVQDPACKSFCYQRLKYLEQKFDFHLMFNGSLELRETANIKHRDFYNIRKVDAHVHHSACMQQKVLLRFIRDKYKTEPNTVVYMTENGIKMTLKDIFDQELKTSAYEATVDTLAVNALGSCFHRFDLFNDKYNPFGQKLLREIFLKTDNYIEGRYLAEITKQEIKNLEKSKYQHVEWRISIYGQNPSEWKKLARWVLQNNLSSGSVRWVVQVPRLYYVYKKRRLINSFADFLSNIFQPCFEAVKNPQDNRDVFSFLQQVVGWDSVDDESAISKYTTRGGELPTPDKYTSENNPPYSYYAYYMYVNIRTLNDFLVSRQLRPMAFRPHCGEIGNISHLATMFLLADRINHGINLRKSPVLLYLYYLKQIGLAVSPLSNNALFLQIEKNPFKRFFKIGLNVSLSTDDPLMFHFTDEPLLEEYSVCAHIWKLSTVDLCEIARNSVMQSGYEPSFKKHWLGTDTTNGVTNFENHPEKTNIPNTRVAYRKNTFDEENENIWRLANYASDA from the exons ATGAAGCGACCGAACAGTAACGGCGACCTGGGTGAAACTCatctgaagaaaaaaaaaaaggggtgggACACTCTGTACGAGGCGGTGGTGAATGCGTCGTCCCATGCGAGCATAAAGTATGATGAGAACGCCCTCGTGAGCAAGGAGCTGCCTGACTTGAACAGCTCCAGTCGCTTCATCTTCACCCTGTCGTCTACCGGGGTCATTCCGCGCGAGGAGGTGGACGTCACGAAG AAAATCCTGAAGCTGTGCAACCTGCGGGACGAGTTCATAAAGCCCTTCGCCGACATCGACACGACGTtggtggaaaaaaggagccacTCGAAGGACGGCGAGGCGAAGGAGCACGAAGACACCAAGCCGGACGAGCCAATTTACAACCCTAGCAAGGTGGTCCTTTTGGAGAAGTGTAACGCCTTCCTCAATTTTGTCGACGGGATTTTCTTCGTCCACTGGGACCCCCTGCTGGACGAGGGGCCGAAGA GCAGAGACCAATGCAGCGAAGCGAACAAGCTGGCGGAGCACGCGAGCATCAAGTCGACGGAGGAGTACCTGTCAGCCATCCAAGAAATAATGGTGGCCGTGCAGGACCCGGCCTGCAAAAGCTTCTGCTATCAAAGGCTCAAGTACCTGGAGCAGAAATTTGATTTCCACCTCATGTTTAATGGGTCTCTAGAGTTACGCGAAACAGCTAACATCAAGCACAGGGACTTTTATAACATCAGGAAGGTAGACGCACACGTGCATCACTCAGCCTGCATGCAGCAGAAGGTGTTGCTACGATTCATTCGAGACAAATACAAAACGGAACCTAACACCGTGGTGTACATGACCGAAAACGGGATCAAAATGACCCTCAAGGATATTTTCGACCAGGAATTAAAGACATCAGCATATGAAGCTACGGTAGACACACTAGCCGTTAACGCTCTTGGCAGTTGCTTCCACAGATTTGATCTCTTTAATGATAAGTACAACCCATTTGGGCAGAAATTGTTaagagaaatttttttaaaaacagaTAACTACATCGAAGGGAGGTACCTAGCCGAAATTACAAaacaagaaataaaaaatttagagaAATCCAAATATCAACATGTGGAGTGGCGTATATCTATATATGGACAGAACCCATCTGAATGGAAAAAGCTAGCTAGATGGGTTCTACAAAACAATCTCTCTAGTGGTTCTGTACGTTGGGTAGTTCAAGTGCCAAGGCTTTACtacgtatataaaaaaagaagattaaTCAACTCCTTTGCAGATTTCTTAAGCAATATATTCCAACCCTGTTTCGAAGCTGTAAAGAATCCACAGGATAACAGAGACGTCTTCTCCTTTCTGCAGCAAGTCGTTGGATGGGACAGCGTAGATGATGAGTCCGCCATTTCGAAATACACAACCAGGGGTGGGGAACTTCCTACACCAGACAAATACACCAGTGAGAACAACCCACCCTACTCCTACTACGCGTACTACATGTATGTTAATATAAGGACGCTTAATGACTTTCTGGTTAGTCGGCAGCTGCGCCCCATGGCTTTCAG ACCCCACTGCGGCGAAATCGGGAACATAAGCCACCTGGCCACCATGTTCCTGCTGGCAGACCGAATAAACCACGGAATCAATTTGAGGAAGTCGCCCGTCTTGCTGTACCTCTACTACCTGAAGCAGATCGGGCTGGCCGTCTCGCCCCTCTCCAACAACGCCCTCTTTTTGCAGATCG AGAAAAACCCCTTTAAgcgcttcttcaaaattggtCTGAACGTGTCGCTGTCCACGGACGACCCCCTCATGTTCCACTTCACGGACGAGCCCCTGCTGGAGGAGTACTCCGTGTGCGCG CACATATGGAAGCTCAGCACCGTGGACTTGTGCGAAATAGCGAGGAACTCCGTCATGCAGAG cGGGTACGAACCATCCTTCAAGAAGCACTGGTTGGGCACAGACACAACTAATGGAGTGACCAATTTTGAGAATCACCCGGAGAAAACAAACATACCCAACACGAGGGTGGCGTACAG GAAGAATACCtttgatgaagaaaatgaaaacatttgGAGGCTGGCGAATTACGCAAGTGACGCGTGA
- a CDS encoding chromatin assembly factor 1 P55 subunit, putative (encoded by transcript PVX_082410A), translated as MMDVMRERNRNLDLSDSYEGRSPAVSGNTAVSGNNVCIGNAANSGNTASSGHAANEASVDISGERYIIWRRNTPFLYNALLRNKLEWPSLTVEFIGSDNSFKAKTNYFTNKILLGTHTSNQDSEYVYIGEVKAPLYSTKEDVLQYENYTGFINNKKKKKGHPLPSFEIKAKLLHPGEVIRATHLPSNSFFIVTQTCNGSILLFDYTKHPSFPSDTSTCYPQMILKGHSSEGSGLCWNINRVYDSCAKQGTAFKARGEADDEPLGDESLGGVNTSNLLLASCASDGSICLWDINKGTKSNEVPRTYGINKTGKSADYNLKIYEHTPTLSPLCTWKNKNEETSLNDIFFHPKFKNVLGVCDDNGFMSLYDVRVKNFFSKAELSFKDHNAAMNAFSFDTFSEYAFCCGYADGLVSIWDLRHEKGSLLQLDYHTQSINRIKFCLMQSGIFGSCSDDGTACIWDISRNSSTYGQVRKMEDDIYNNAKRIPKQLLFVHGGHVGSVYDLSWANSNTMLVATVGVDNSLQVWHMNEQFLFQ; from the coding sequence ATGATGGACGTCATGCGAGAGAGAAACAGGAATTTGGACCTGAGCGATTCGTATGAGGGGCGCAGTCCTGCGGTTAGCGGCAATACCGCGGTTAGCGGCAACAATGTGTGCATCGGCAACGCTGCCAATAGCGGCAATACCGCCAGCAGCGGCCACGCGGCCAACGAGGCGAGCGTGGACATCAGCGGCGAGCGGTACATCATCTGGAGGAGGAACACGCCATTCCTGTACAACGCGCTGCTGAGGAACAAGCTGGAGTGGCCCTCCCTGACGGTCGAATTTATAGGCAGCGATAATTCGTTCAAAGCCAAGACGAACTATTTCACAAATAAAATCCTCCTCGGCACACACACGTCCAACCAAGATTCTGAGTACGTGTACATTGGGGAGGTGAAGGCCCCACTGTACTCAACAAAGGAGGACGTCTTGCAATATGAAAACTACACGGGGTTTATTAacaacaagaagaagaaaaagggccACCCACTCCCTTCCTTTGAAATAAAGGCCAAGTTGCTACACCCAGGGGAAGTCATAAGAGCTACTCACCTACCTAGCAACTCCTTTTTCATCGTTACGCAGACGTGCAATGGAAGCATCTTGCTGTTTGACTATACAAAGCATCCCTCGTTCCCCTCAGACACGTCCACTTGCTACCCCCAGATGATCCTCAAGGGGCACAGCAGTGAGGGGAGTGGCTTATGTTGGAACATCAACCGGGTGTACGACAGCTGCGCCAAGCAAGGCACCGCGTTTAAggcgaggggggaagcagacGATGAACCCCTTGGGGATGAATCCCTTGGAGGTGTAAACACCAGCAACTTGCTCCTCGCCTCGTGCGCATCCGATGGAAGCATCTGCCTCTGGGATATAAACAAAGGGACGAAGAGCAACGAAGTGCCGCGAACGTACGGCATAAACAAAACGGGGAAGAGCGCCGACTACAATTTGAAGATTTACGAACACACACCCACCTTGAGTCCTCTCTGCacgtggaaaaataaaaatgaagagacaTCGCTGAATGACATTTTCTTTCATcccaaatttaaaaacgtcTTGGGGGTTTGCGACGACAATGGTTTTATGAGTCTCTACGATGTGAGggttaaaaactttttttccaaagcggAGCTCAGTTTTAAAGATCACAACGCAGCTATGAATGCCTTTTCTTTTGATACCTTTTCCGAATATGCTTTTTGCTGTGGGTATGCCGATGGGTTAGTTTCCATTTGGGATTTGAGACACGAAAAGGGGTCTCTCCTGCAGCTAGACTACCACACACAGAGTATTAACAGGATTAAATTTTGCCTGATGCAGTCAGGCATTTTTGGTTCCTGTTCAGATGATGGGACTGCATGCATTTGGGACATTTCTAGGAATTCCTCAACTTATGGGCAGGTGCGAAAAATGGAGGATgacatttataataatgcCAAGAGGATCCCTAAGCAGCTGCTCTTCGTGCATGGGGGGCACGTCGGGAGCGTCTATGACCTTTCCTGGGCCAACAGCAACACCATGCTGGTGGCCACCGTGGGCGTCGACAACTCCCTCCAGGTGTGGCACATGAACGAGCAGTTCTTGTTCCAGTGA